A window from Leptospira meyeri encodes these proteins:
- a CDS encoding LIC11435 family protein — protein sequence MWNKFHSYLIIFFISLSSLVAQSNNEEGTQYQLRWLDVEGATGYVLEIKNSSGYLVLSERVNGTSYDLVNYTSGIYEHRVAVINKLGKVGSYSEWVKFEVVVSRVPTLTKDSVYSVSKEEKEKVFLLEGKDFISPMKVYMVTGGKRILAKKVVIESDSVAKATFAVDADTDTGIYDLVLENPRNKVLTAKQRVVLSDSKEKANRFAQRQERIVRKEIPEDYYETPYFSTLWRSTILPGWGQKYIDGNNWKLYVFPVVALSAVGLYANSYNRFLSARSDYQSAVLLGALLVERQDAQVLWLINRTNAEAKFNSAKSELGVIQAGAGILGVFLLYNIVDSYFSAKRNVASDGPGFPLGETNKRVQASVSTDLGWNQSKFAYEYGSRYQIEFSSRF from the coding sequence ATGTGGAATAAATTTCATTCTTATTTGATTATATTTTTTATTTCTCTCTCTTCCCTTGTGGCACAATCAAATAATGAAGAGGGAACTCAATACCAATTACGTTGGTTAGATGTAGAAGGTGCTACGGGTTATGTTCTTGAAATTAAAAATTCCAGTGGTTATCTTGTTCTTTCAGAAAGAGTAAATGGAACAAGTTACGACTTGGTAAACTATACTTCTGGGATTTATGAACACAGAGTTGCTGTGATCAATAAACTAGGCAAAGTAGGAAGTTATTCGGAATGGGTAAAATTTGAAGTTGTTGTTTCTAGGGTTCCTACGCTAACAAAAGATTCTGTATATTCTGTATCCAAGGAAGAAAAAGAAAAAGTATTTTTACTAGAGGGTAAAGATTTTATCAGTCCTATGAAAGTGTATATGGTGACTGGCGGTAAAAGAATTCTTGCTAAAAAAGTAGTCATCGAATCCGATTCGGTTGCGAAAGCAACATTCGCAGTGGATGCAGATACAGATACGGGAATATATGATTTGGTTTTAGAAAATCCAAGAAATAAAGTGTTAACCGCCAAACAAAGAGTTGTTTTATCTGACTCAAAAGAAAAGGCGAATCGGTTTGCCCAAAGACAGGAGAGGATCGTTCGAAAAGAAATCCCTGAAGACTATTACGAAACTCCATACTTTTCAACACTTTGGAGATCTACCATTCTGCCGGGTTGGGGTCAAAAATACATTGATGGAAACAATTGGAAACTCTATGTATTTCCAGTCGTTGCGCTTTCGGCTGTTGGATTGTATGCTAATTCCTATAACCGTTTTTTAAGTGCTCGGTCCGATTACCAATCAGCAGTTCTTTTGGGAGCATTACTTGTGGAAAGACAGGATGCACAAGTTTTATGGTTGATCAATCGAACGAATGCCGAGGCAAAATTTAATTCCGCCAAGTCTGAGTTAGGTGTAATCCAGGCTGGGGCAGGGATTTTGGGTGTTTTTTTACTCTATAATATTGTAGATTCCTACTTTTCCGCAAAACGAAATGTTGCAAGTGATGGACCTGGATTTCCGCTGGGTGAAACGAACAAACGTGTGCAAGCTTCCGTAAGTACCGATCTTGGTTGGAACCAATCAAAATTTGCCTATGAATATGGCTCACGATACCAAATCGAATTCTCTTCCCGTTTCTGA
- the hisD gene encoding histidinol dehydrogenase yields the protein MPIPILRSNRNSKKELDRFLSGAKEDLSSATAKILPILEAVRTRGDKALIEYTEKFDGILLNSVTIDPHSIQTNLNPNIKEAFLRAKSNIESFHEAQKRESWSRTIDGNRLGVKYTPIPSLSVYAPGGKALYPSSVLMGVIPAKIAGVKNIQLITPPQKDGLPEILVWLCQILEVNRIVTVGGAQGIAAAAYGTESIPKSEFIVGPGNAYVAAAKSYLAGQGIIGIDSPAGPSEVCIIADSSANPKWIACDMLSQAEHGEDSSAILLTTEENFAKKVSEELEKAFVERPKRLAMKQNSIYKNSAILVFPSLEDCIWFSNELAPEHLEIQTKENESVFSKIEHAGSVFIGPYSPVAMGDYISGTNHILPTARGSRIYSSLGVDTFLKRVTFQEVTKESLVTLYPFVKLMSELEGLDEEHGTSVKVRTEESL from the coding sequence ATGCCGATTCCCATTTTACGTTCCAACAGAAATTCAAAAAAAGAATTGGATCGTTTTCTTTCGGGAGCGAAAGAAGACCTAAGTTCCGCTACTGCAAAAATCCTACCGATTTTAGAGGCAGTGCGAACGAGGGGAGACAAAGCTCTTATCGAATACACTGAAAAATTTGATGGGATTCTGTTAAATTCGGTTACTATCGATCCCCATTCCATACAAACAAATCTAAACCCGAATATAAAAGAGGCCTTCCTGCGGGCGAAATCTAATATTGAATCTTTCCACGAAGCACAAAAAAGAGAGTCGTGGTCGAGAACCATTGACGGTAACCGATTGGGTGTCAAATACACTCCCATCCCATCACTTTCTGTCTATGCACCTGGCGGAAAGGCTTTGTATCCATCCAGTGTACTTATGGGAGTGATCCCTGCCAAAATTGCTGGAGTCAAAAATATCCAACTCATCACTCCACCACAAAAAGATGGTCTTCCTGAAATTCTTGTTTGGCTTTGCCAGATTCTAGAAGTAAATCGTATTGTTACTGTCGGTGGTGCACAGGGAATTGCTGCCGCTGCCTACGGAACAGAATCCATTCCAAAATCTGAATTCATCGTGGGCCCGGGAAATGCTTATGTAGCCGCCGCCAAATCTTATTTAGCTGGGCAGGGAATCATTGGTATTGATAGTCCTGCCGGTCCGAGTGAGGTTTGTATTATTGCTGATTCTTCTGCAAATCCAAAATGGATCGCTTGTGATATGTTATCGCAAGCAGAACATGGTGAAGATTCTTCAGCCATTCTACTCACAACAGAGGAAAATTTTGCCAAAAAAGTTAGTGAAGAATTGGAAAAAGCATTTGTGGAACGTCCCAAACGTTTGGCGATGAAACAAAATTCCATTTATAAAAATTCAGCGATTTTAGTTTTTCCAAGTTTAGAGGATTGTATTTGGTTTTCGAATGAGTTGGCACCTGAACATTTAGAAATTCAAACAAAAGAAAACGAATCAGTTTTTTCAAAAATTGAACATGCCGGCAGTGTTTTTATTGGGCCATATTCTCCAGTCGCTATGGGGGATTATATTAGTGGTACTAATCATATTCTTCCCACTGCCAGAGGTAGTCGAATCTATTCTTCTCTTGGAGTGGATACATTTTTGAAACGAGTGACTTTCCAAGAAGTAACAAAAGAATCTTTGGTAACTCTCTATCCATTTGTAAAATTAATGTCAGAATTAGAGGGACTTGATGAAGAGCATGGAACGAGTGTTAAGGTTCGTACAGAGGAATCGTTGTGA
- the panC gene encoding pantoate--beta-alanine ligase, with translation MIVISNIAELKKQVGIWKREGVSIGFCPTMGSLHAGHMDLVETSKKKTDKTIVSIFVNPTQFNDPKDFENYPVNTETDLKLCEEKGADLVFLPDVKTIYPKTKTPIQMSIPELQKHLCGRTRPGHFEGVLQIVSKLFHLTEPTIAFFGLKDYQQFRIISTMVENLNFPLEVVGVPTRRESDGLAMSSRNIRLNPKDRETASLIPRMFALAEKTVLGGERNLPLWKEILRDFLLTGSSVQIDYLEVVDPVNLQPIEKMEGDILLALAMFVGGVRLIDNQIIKIPN, from the coding sequence GTGATCGTTATATCTAACATTGCAGAACTAAAAAAACAAGTAGGTATATGGAAAAGGGAAGGGGTTTCCATCGGCTTTTGTCCTACAATGGGAAGTTTGCATGCAGGTCATATGGACTTAGTCGAAACTTCGAAGAAAAAAACGGATAAAACCATTGTTTCAATTTTTGTTAATCCCACTCAGTTTAATGATCCAAAGGATTTTGAGAATTACCCAGTTAATACAGAAACCGATTTGAAGTTATGCGAAGAAAAGGGAGCGGATTTGGTTTTTTTACCTGATGTCAAAACCATTTATCCAAAAACCAAAACTCCTATCCAAATGAGTATTCCAGAATTACAAAAACACCTTTGTGGACGTACAAGACCTGGACATTTTGAAGGTGTTTTACAGATTGTTTCGAAACTTTTCCATTTAACTGAGCCTACGATTGCTTTTTTTGGTCTGAAGGACTACCAACAATTTCGAATCATTTCTACCATGGTTGAAAATCTTAATTTTCCTTTGGAAGTGGTTGGGGTTCCCACTCGCAGAGAGTCAGATGGCCTAGCCATGAGTTCACGAAACATTCGTTTGAACCCAAAAGATAGGGAAACTGCAAGTCTCATTCCGAGAATGTTTGCATTAGCCGAAAAAACAGTTCTTGGTGGTGAAAGAAACCTTCCTCTCTGGAAAGAAATTCTGAGAGATTTTTTGCTCACTGGAAGTTCCGTTCAGATTGATTACTTAGAAGTTGTAGATCCAGTGAATCTCCAACCGATTGAAAAAATGGAAGGAGATATTCTTCTCGCATTGGCTATGTTTGTTGGTGGGGTTCGTCTCATTGATAATCAGATTATTAAAATTCCAAATTAA
- the mfd gene encoding transcription-repair coupling factor has product MSKEIEDRKYNPKLVLSEIKTTLVNLSGIPESAHSFVTGSLYETLNSDSPFLVVLPTNQDAESFSRELLSFLPQEEIFYFPGPENIPYEYTKWQMEWKRDRILTINRILSGNRCLVITSVSALLRKLPVKESLKGKSITLTLGKDFPLELLLSDLVNLGYHREEVCEQFGHFSLKGGILDIYTPYLANPVRIDFFGDTVDEIRTFDPNTQKSIAKIQEIVITAANETIVSREEKAKYQEILISHKDRRLPIDSELEIIEEHLPLIRNHEGFLNFFHKKPIVIFPRFFDTKERAYGMEREYNTLYEKKKEEALCLKPEDLVSFGEEWNTLTSEETPGIRFSLLPDHQKNFSYEPITEVRGFRGKIREAKEYFLELLNEDPKNKIFITSSFSAQMMRLKGLFSENEIETVHSDSEEPKPLPLGSVKPGIHLVISDLKRGFHVLDDHVYIFTDNDLFGRQYKRKTRYKKQASQMIESFIDLKEGDYVVHVNHGVGRFVKIERTKADGKERDFLKLEYAGGDSLFVPLDQISLVQKYIGGTDTPKLDTLGKNSWKKAKDRVQESVDKLAEELVLLYSNRMKLNGFAFPPDTIWQEEFEAAFEFEETPDQISAIESVKQDLESARPMDRLVCGDVGYGKTEVAIRAAFKVIMAGKQVMLLTPTTILSLQHFNTFKLRYENYPIKIAFVSRFRSAAEIREDLKNFSEGKIDMLIGTHAILSSKVKPKNLGLLIIDEEQKFGVTHKEAIKKFKNLVDVLTLTATPIPRTLHMALTGIRELSIISTAPKNRQSVETYVLEEDDTLIQEAIRKEIERGGQVFYLYNRVESIEEEAAYIRSLVPEVSVGILHGQLTEDEIEETLVDFYEKKYDILVTTTIIESGIDMPNVNTLIVKRADMFGLSQLYQIRGRVGRSDRKAYAYMFYPSKKLMTELAEKRLNTIFEYQELGSGFKVAMRDLEIRGAGNLLGKEQSGDIMEVGFDLYVKMLEEAISRIKGEEVRVEVRTAVNLKTNFYLPDDYIPDTKQKIEFYKRFEGSANLDEIEELSLEMEDRFGELPQIAKTFVELEKIRTLASNLGFEFVTEKPDEILFKCGTYFRGNPDRVIQAMAKFKGLLISPQEPSVLRYTIPEREDLQKIKKLLSLLEFLAA; this is encoded by the coding sequence ATGTCCAAAGAAATCGAAGACCGAAAATATAATCCAAAACTTGTTTTATCTGAAATAAAGACAACCTTAGTCAATTTGAGTGGGATTCCAGAATCGGCTCATTCTTTTGTAACCGGTTCATTGTACGAAACTCTCAATTCTGATTCTCCTTTTTTAGTTGTGTTGCCGACCAACCAAGATGCGGAAAGTTTTTCCAGAGAACTTCTGAGTTTTTTACCGCAAGAGGAAATTTTCTATTTTCCTGGTCCCGAAAATATTCCTTACGAATATACAAAATGGCAAATGGAATGGAAACGAGATAGAATCCTAACGATCAATCGTATTTTGTCAGGAAATCGTTGTTTGGTGATAACTTCTGTTTCAGCTCTTCTTCGAAAACTTCCCGTTAAAGAAAGTTTAAAAGGAAAATCCATAACATTAACATTAGGAAAGGATTTTCCTTTGGAACTTTTATTGTCCGATTTGGTTAATTTAGGATACCATAGGGAAGAGGTCTGCGAACAGTTTGGTCATTTTAGTTTGAAGGGTGGAATTTTAGATATTTACACTCCTTATTTGGCTAACCCCGTGCGGATTGATTTTTTTGGTGATACGGTTGATGAAATTCGAACCTTCGATCCCAATACACAAAAGTCCATTGCAAAAATTCAAGAAATTGTCATTACTGCTGCAAACGAAACCATTGTGAGTCGTGAAGAGAAAGCAAAATACCAAGAAATTCTGATTTCCCATAAGGATAGACGACTCCCTATTGATTCGGAATTGGAAATCATAGAAGAACACCTTCCTTTGATTCGAAATCATGAAGGTTTTTTAAACTTCTTTCATAAGAAACCAATTGTAATCTTTCCTAGATTCTTTGATACCAAAGAGCGTGCTTATGGAATGGAAAGAGAATACAATACTCTTTATGAAAAAAAGAAAGAAGAAGCACTCTGTTTAAAACCAGAAGACTTAGTTTCCTTTGGTGAAGAATGGAATACGCTTACTTCCGAGGAAACACCAGGAATTCGTTTTTCACTTTTACCCGATCACCAGAAAAATTTTTCCTATGAACCAATTACCGAGGTTAGGGGGTTTCGTGGAAAGATCCGTGAGGCAAAAGAATACTTCTTAGAGTTATTAAACGAAGATCCGAAAAATAAAATTTTCATCACTTCTTCTTTTTCTGCGCAGATGATGCGCTTGAAAGGATTGTTTTCTGAGAACGAAATAGAAACAGTTCATTCGGATTCGGAAGAGCCAAAACCTCTTCCGCTTGGTTCAGTCAAACCAGGAATTCATTTAGTGATCTCGGATCTAAAACGAGGGTTCCATGTTTTAGATGATCATGTTTATATTTTTACTGATAATGATTTATTCGGTCGTCAGTACAAAAGAAAAACACGTTATAAAAAACAAGCTTCCCAAATGATTGAATCTTTCATCGATTTGAAAGAAGGCGACTATGTGGTGCATGTCAACCATGGTGTGGGTCGATTTGTTAAAATTGAAAGAACAAAAGCAGATGGAAAAGAAAGAGACTTCCTTAAATTAGAATATGCGGGTGGCGATAGTTTATTTGTTCCACTCGATCAAATCTCTTTAGTTCAAAAATATATAGGTGGAACAGATACACCAAAACTCGACACTCTCGGCAAAAATTCTTGGAAAAAAGCTAAGGATCGAGTTCAGGAATCTGTAGATAAACTTGCTGAAGAATTAGTGTTACTTTATTCGAATCGGATGAAATTGAATGGTTTTGCATTTCCACCCGATACCATTTGGCAGGAGGAGTTTGAAGCTGCTTTTGAATTTGAAGAAACTCCAGATCAAATTTCTGCGATTGAATCTGTAAAACAAGACTTAGAATCTGCAAGGCCTATGGACCGTTTGGTCTGCGGTGACGTTGGTTACGGGAAAACAGAAGTTGCCATTCGTGCAGCATTCAAGGTGATTATGGCTGGGAAACAAGTAATGCTTCTCACTCCCACAACAATACTTTCCTTACAACATTTTAATACTTTCAAACTACGATATGAGAACTATCCAATAAAAATTGCCTTTGTATCGCGGTTTCGTTCTGCAGCAGAAATTCGAGAAGACCTAAAGAACTTTTCTGAAGGCAAAATTGACATGCTCATTGGAACACATGCAATTTTATCTTCAAAGGTTAAACCTAAAAACTTAGGTTTACTTATAATCGACGAAGAACAAAAGTTTGGTGTAACTCATAAAGAGGCAATTAAAAAGTTTAAAAACCTTGTGGATGTACTGACCTTAACGGCTACCCCAATTCCTCGAACTTTGCATATGGCTCTCACAGGAATTCGGGAACTTTCAATTATTTCAACGGCTCCCAAAAATAGACAGAGTGTCGAAACTTATGTTCTGGAAGAAGATGATACTCTCATTCAGGAAGCAATACGGAAAGAAATAGAAAGAGGAGGGCAAGTATTTTACCTTTACAATCGAGTGGAATCGATTGAAGAGGAAGCAGCTTATATTCGTTCCTTGGTTCCTGAAGTTTCCGTCGGGATCCTTCATGGACAATTGACGGAAGATGAAATTGAAGAAACTTTGGTCGATTTTTACGAAAAAAAATATGATATTTTAGTCACAACGACTATCATTGAATCGGGAATTGATATGCCGAACGTTAATACTTTGATTGTTAAACGTGCAGATATGTTTGGACTTTCCCAGTTATACCAAATTCGTGGTCGAGTGGGTCGCTCCGATAGAAAAGCCTATGCATATATGTTTTATCCATCCAAAAAACTAATGACTGAACTGGCAGAAAAAAGACTCAATACAATTTTCGAATACCAAGAGTTAGGTTCTGGTTTTAAAGTGGCTATGCGTGATTTAGAAATTCGTGGTGCAGGGAATCTTTTGGGGAAAGAACAATCCGGTGACATCATGGAAGTTGGCTTTGATCTATATGTAAAAATGTTAGAAGAGGCGATTTCTCGAATCAAAGGTGAAGAAGTGAGAGTGGAAGTTCGTACTGCGGTGAATTTGAAAACTAACTTTTATCTTCCTGATGATTATATACCGGATACAAAACAGAAAATAGAATTTTATAAGCGTTTTGAAGGTTCGGCAAATTTGGATGAAATCGAGGAGCTTTCCCTTGAAATGGAAGACAGATTTGGGGAACTACCTCAAATTGCCAAGACCTTTGTGGAATTAGAAAAAATTCGCACTTTGGCATCCAATTTGGGTTTTGAATTTGTGACAGAAAAACCAGACGAGATTTTATTCAAATGCGGAACTTATTTTCGGGGAAATCCTGATCGTGTGATCCAAGCCATGGCCAAGTTCAAAGGATTGCTCATTTCCCCTCAAGAGCCATCTGTATTGCGTTATACGATTCCGGAACGGGAAGATCTCCAAAAAATCAAAAAACTGCTTTCTCTTTTGGAATTTTTAGCCGCTTAA
- a CDS encoding lipoprotein LipL31 gives MTKILPLFVFLASLFLVQCSDSSPVIETLDNHKITVKDFEAAYDTALDSISRLQNIEKKTLLEFIEKDINEVPQNFQDLNYQLQKKNFYQTYRQMIMTRLVAEKNGYISRPDVAEVIKQVEMQTIAQMYVSEQVEKKIQITDEQAKAECERLRGLDRNIANLTIDKCLTFAKAQIKQLQTREQLPLVVERIKEEVTIKRNDKFDLDAYLAPKKKVEEPADKK, from the coding sequence ATGACTAAAATCCTTCCTTTGTTTGTTTTTTTGGCATCTCTTTTCCTCGTTCAGTGTTCGGACTCCTCTCCGGTCATCGAAACTTTGGATAACCATAAAATTACCGTAAAAGACTTTGAGGCCGCTTACGATACCGCTCTCGATTCGATCAGTCGCTTACAAAATATCGAGAAAAAAACTCTTTTGGAATTCATTGAAAAAGACATCAATGAGGTTCCGCAAAACTTTCAAGATTTGAACTACCAACTTCAAAAGAAAAACTTCTATCAAACTTACCGCCAAATGATCATGACTCGACTTGTTGCTGAAAAAAACGGTTATATTTCTCGTCCAGATGTAGCTGAAGTGATCAAACAAGTGGAAATGCAAACCATTGCGCAAATGTATGTTTCTGAACAAGTAGAGAAAAAAATCCAAATCACTGACGAACAAGCTAAAGCTGAATGTGAAAGACTACGTGGTTTAGACCGAAACATTGCCAATCTAACGATTGATAAATGCCTTACTTTTGCAAAAGCCCAAATCAAACAATTACAGACGAGAGAGCAACTTCCTCTTGTAGTCGAAAGAATCAAAGAAGAAGTAACCATCAAACGTAATGATAAATTTGATTTGGATGCATACCTTGCACCAAAGAAAAAAGTGGAAGAACCAGCTGACAAAAAATAA